From one Salvelinus sp. IW2-2015 linkage group LG11, ASM291031v2, whole genome shotgun sequence genomic stretch:
- the LOC139028381 gene encoding uncharacterized protein produces the protein MVKRFSPISLVFRHSFKYLLNFHSAQPQHSSVSPSCSPRWLREEGTRLQTGNRLGMMGELEKAVRKIHPVRHSDSTEVKSEKLLSWNLAVRDFHILVNVVKVLICLH, from the exons ATGGTGAAGCGGTTCTCCCCTATCTCTCTGGTCTTCAGACACAGCTTTAAGTACCTGCTGAACTTCCACAGTGCCCAGCCTCAGCATAGCTCTGTCTCTCCCAGCTGCTCACCACGGTGGCTGAGAGAGGAGGGCACCAGGCTACAAACAGGGAACAGACTG GGGATGATGGGAGAGCTTGAGAAGGCTGTGAGGAAGATTCACCCTGTCAGGCACAGTGACAGCACTGAG GTGAAGAGTGAGAAGCTGCTGTCATGGAACCTGGCTGTCAGAGACTTCCACATCCTGGTCAACGTGGTCAAAGTACTGATCTGTTTGCACTAG